The following nucleotide sequence is from Mytilus galloprovincialis chromosome 12, xbMytGall1.hap1.1, whole genome shotgun sequence.
ATTATCAACCATCAGGAGTTTACGGCAATACGCTATGGTACTGCTTTTAACAATATTGACACCGTCAGTAAAGTTCAAAATGAATCAAgcttacaaaaaaataaagaaagctACAACGTACTTGGCGATTTATTGCGAGTACACATTTTCCCACAGTCTAAATCACAATTTTGTCCACTCAGTTTAAGAACTTATTTTGAGAGTTTTTCAAGTGACACGCCAGTATCTCATATCGATTCAATGTCAAATGAACTTCTGAGAGTGTCATCGTATAGCAATTTCCCACGAGACATTAGTATAAATCTAATTAAAATGGCTAAGACTGGTTTTTACTACATTGACGGAAGAAAAACAAAGTGCTTTTCCTGTGGAAATACATATGACAGATGGAAATCGGGTGACGATCCTGTTGTTATACATAAAATGCTATCACCATCATGTGCACTCCTAGCCGAACCCAGATTCTCATCGTCTGCAAATCAAGAAGAACAGACAACGGTTGTTCCGAATAATACTGATTCTACTGTTGATACAACAACTGTTTCGAGTCAAGGTTTGAATCAGTCAGAAAATGCGTCATCAACATCTGAGCCTAGATTACAAATAAGTTGATCTTACAATTGTACCAGCAATGTACAGGAAAGACCGGGAACCCAAATACGCTCACCATCTAATAGGGACAGAACTAGCTCTGCAACGGGGAACGAGAATAGTCAAGAAACATAGACATCCAATGAAAACCATAATGCTACTGGAACCAGTTCATGCCAGCATAACACCGAATTTGAATCACTTGGAATACAcctagaaaagcctaagtattctAACTATGCCTGCTTGACTGTTAGAATCAGTTCCTTTGAAGGCTGGCCGTCATATTTAGACCAATCACCACGTCAGATGGCTTTGGCTGGTTTTCTGTTTGCTGGTTACCATGATTACACAAGATGCTTTTTCTGTGGTGGAGGACTGCGAAACTGGGAAGCAGGTGACGATCCATGGGTTGAACATGCCAGATGGTTTCCGAAATGTACTTTTCTGAAACAAAACAAGGGAGAAAAGTTCATTAACGCCGTTCAGAAAAGACAAGCTGAAATAGTaagtaaaaatgttaaacaaaattcaattaaCCCGAATGTACATTGCTAAGCAAATCATGAAAGcaaaattatggaaaaaaatCCCGATTATAATAATACCaatgataaaaatgataactTTGGTACTACAACTTGACAAACATAAAGATGATTTCAATGAATAAACGAACGTTCTTATCCGTTTACATGCAAAACATGAAACCCTCTCccctgaaacaaaaacaaaaacaaaatcaaatcggAATTATTTTTAGAAATCAGGGACTTCTTATGGAGTGCAATGCAATTTGATGTGTGGTAGATAAATTGTACATTCCGATGGTGTTTTGGATCAATTACATGGTTGGTTGCTGTTCTTCTGAGTAACAGTATGCAACATGCCGTGAGATTGTTTTCCAAAGAACACAAAAAATCATTATACCAGTTTGCtacataatttgttttaattcatgTGTTCCTAAATATTAatcattgacatttttaaaatggACTTTTTACCTGTTTCAGGACCGAGAAACCAATGCAACAAATGAAAATACACAAGAGACAACATCGAGAGCTCAAACTTCTTCCTCTGCTGTAAATACCAGTACTACTAGAACAACACACAATGACATATTTCAAACAGTTGCAGCTAGAAGTGTCATTGAAATGGGATATACAGATCAACAGGTTATAAATGCTTTTCAGCATGTAACGACTTCCGGAAAAGGTATGAAGTCTTGCAAATTTTATTAGATGTGTAAAACGACATGATACGAATGATATATAAGAAGATAAAAGCATTTTAGATTTGCAGCCTTAAGCATAATCGCAAAACTtcacaattaataaaatgaaatcaatattagttaaaagaaatgaaaaaaaatgaacaagtTTATATTTCACCTTTATGAATCAAAACAGAAGTTTATAGAATTGGTGAAATTCACAGCTGCTGCACAATACTTCTTGTTTTGATCGCTTACATGAAATATGCAATATCATATAATTATTCATAATCATTTCAGATATGAACAGCATATCAGCAACAGACGTTATGTACATTTTACTAGATGATGAAGCTCATCCTCAACAGCAAGGAGCCACATCAGACGTGACTCAACATGAAAAAAACACGAACACGGCAGGTGACCACAAATCAGATAGTACCAGTACTCAGAGCAATGGCTTAGACAACACAGTAATTGAACAGAATTTACTCTTTGATGGTATGCTTtctatttattttcttaattttgtaaacaattaaattgCCAAAAGCAAggatatatacaaaattaaactATAACAGATATTTCAGATTTTTAGGTAATACCTTTCAGCAAGTAAgatcaaaactataaaatgaagAATTTCTGATATGaaattgagaagttattgaactttattctttcaAATAGAGACGGGCGTATCGTGGGCTCATGTCGCAGCTGTTTATTGATATAGTAAAATAAgctcaaaaatattaaaaatttgcaATTTGACATTAGAACTgactttcttcttttttcttgGCTTAGATAGTATGAACTAGCAATTAAACAAGAACAAGAGAGCATTTTACATAAATACAGAAACtctattttttcttatttcagatacAGAAAATCTGATAGAGGAAAACAGACAATTGAGGGACCAGCGACTCTGTAAAGTGTGTTTAGATCTAGAGGCATCCATTGCATTTCTGCCATGCGGACATATTGTGTGTTGTATTGACTGCGCTCCTGCCATGAGAAAATGTCCCGTATGTAGGACGTATGTGAAAGGAACTGTAAAAACTTATCTTGCATAAGTTACTTTCAGCTATTCTATAAAGAAAATGATAACGATGACTACCAAATCAACCTGCAATTAGAAAATGTCCCGTATGTATGAGATACGAAACAGGAAACGTAAAAACGTACCTCgcataaattataattttgtggATCCATATGTAAAATGATTCAAATGACCACCAAATCATATTGGAAAATTAATGTTCAAAATTACTTTACTATTattgaaatttataatttgtGTAAGTCTATTGTAttgttgttttaacatgtttaattgtatattatatgtatttattgtaatATTATACTTCTGTGTTTAAAGTTTTGATGGttcataatttttattaatacaatataatatattagTATTGTAATATGTTTCAAATACTAATATAACTATTTTTGACGATGCAGATCTTAAATAGTCTTTAGTTAACTGTTTGATTGTTAATTGGAGTCTTTAATAACTTCATAACTTTCATAGACTCATCATTGTAATAAAGAGCTTTGTATATTCTTAAGTCACGTGTCTATTCGCCATCTTATTTCCTCTCGATTTCCTTCATAGTTAATGATAAATACTTTTCGAAAGCTTTTAAGTAGATGATAGGAAAAAAGCACTTAAgagttaaacataaaaaataacctAAAAGAAATATCAGTGTATATCTATCGTGATATATGTCAAGTTTAGATGATACCTTTTGTTAACGATCACAGTTAATCAATTTCGAATGTTCTAGATATTGATTTATATATGTGTATTTATCTCATGACTGACGCATTCACACTGCAAAAGTAGTCAGACGTTTATGATACATGCATCAAATTTATATCTTTAAAGTGAGGATGAGATAAAGATGTAAAGTAGATTTCAGACATTCGAGAAGAAACTTGATTTTAAAACGATTAGTAATGAAACTGGTTCCTCATAGGCTATGACACTATTTTATCAATGTAAATCTCTTGTGTTCAAAATAAATATGATACAGTCCAAGTCTTtcagaatttttgttttaatttattcatttttgttgttgaatgcGTACTTTGTTATCCTATTTACCTAAATTATGTTTAATCTTGTTATTGTTATTCTTAAGGTTGATTTTATATGGCTTTTGCTAGGGCATGATATCATTATgatatttgaaaatgtttaaaacttttgatactttttttgaTTATAACATGTAGAACTCGGGTAATATACTCACTTATatgtcttgtttttaaattactTGTGACTCACTTTATACATGGTCACCTGACATAACTGCACGAGAAAAATGCAcgtgctgttgtttttttaaccaTTATTTTATATCAGTATTTGTTAATATTGTAACTtctttcagtatttttgtcattgTTCATATTTTAATATCCAATtgcaaatatttgttattttttttattgctgttatttttattaaatatatttgccACTGTGTTCACCAAATTAAATTACTCCTGTgttaatgaaacattaaaaaatactATTCAAAAGATTCAATTTCCGATCAATTCAACCATAAGGATTGCCCAAGATAATTTTTAACATCCCTGTAGTTCTGCCGTCCGTTGGAACATGTTTAACTTTTGTGAAAGTGGATCGTTTAAAAGGCTCTGCATATGTTTAAATTCGTAATTGGTACGGTGAATTCGATACTTCATAACGGAAGAATGCCATATACTCTGTATGTTAAAGGAACCATTGGGATAACGCATAAGGGTTCTGTAGGTTGCTTAATATTTGAATGTCTTCCGCTTTTTAATACCTCTTTTTCGGTAAGGTCAAAATGTTACGCTCTCGTCTTATCGACCTACCTAATAGATATTACGATGTTCCTATTGAGGTAATAGATAATCCATCTTcgtcttgtatatatataaactaattGCAAATGGATGACTACCTCTATCAAATTTAGTTTCATTTTCATGTGGGCGTTTTTGCAGTACCGACGTATCatattgatatttattatttaaatgattATTCATGAAACATTTGCACTGGGCATTGATTAAATATGTTTCGTTGTTATTCTGAAATCCATTGTTTATTTGCACTACCGAATTCTTAACTTTGATGTAATTGTAGAATGTTTTATGAATATGTGTGATGCGCTCTGAAATCTAAGCCAAGCGTCGTATATATGTCGACTTAAAATAAAGTTCTTATATTGAACTGATATTTATTATCCCATGTGTTCTTATATTGTGAGTACATGTAGTTAATATATTTGGTATTATCACTGCTATTCATGCATGTAGTTCATCGATTTGTTATTATCGTTTAGACACAGTTTAACGATTTTTCATTATCGTTAATacacagttgataaatatttttttttattattgttagttCATATTTGATATGGTTGTTTATTATTCTTCCTTTATCATATACTACATGTTACCTCAGATAAACCATGCGTTGTGCTATTGAACTATTTGTGATGTCTGTTCAAATTGTCTTATAATTAAAAGcatttttgttatacatgtatgtgtttttattatattttccgAATGTAAATTGTACATTCCAATTTCTCCAAGGAAGAGTCATGAGCTGGCATCACTCGCTTACATGGATTAATATTTTCCTTGCTCAGGAGAGGGTTATTTTGTACATCTATCAACCTGTACTTCGTCTATCCATTTAGCAGTCAATTTGTTCCTCCATCTATAGTCATTGTAGACTGGTCCGATAGTGTTCTTAAATTTCAAGACGTTCGTCTGGCACATGAATACCGTACAGgtaaagtaaaaatatttcaaatttattctATAGGGCTGCAAAGTAGGATCGTTAATATCCCGTCCGATTAGAAAGGTGTAGGTAGAGTACTGTGTTTGCACAGTAATTGACTTTTATATGCTCCGTGgttggcctgttgcaaggcttaatttctgtctctatccaataCAATTTTCTTTTTAGTGGCATCGGAATTCTTCCCGCCCTTTATCCCTTTCGAATACTTTGACTGTACCTCTCTATAAGTCTATGTCAAATTGTTTTCTTCATGTACATGCATTGCCATTAAAACGTAAAGCAAACTAaaaccaatcaattaatcaatcgtATACACACATTGGGCAGTACTACAAATACAAGCTAACTGATATTCGGTGACAGGCTTTTTATAGAAAACAGTCATTTACCTCAAGCTTATATTCTTGAGGATGCaacaaacaatttagaaaaagaattttgtcgacatctttttttgttacgaaggagatgtaCAGTGAATATGTTCCTTTGTTCTGCGGTTTGTATGATCTGCCGACAATTATATTGTTTGATTGTGAGTTTCTCTAGATCTGAAATGACTACTATTGCTTGTTTTTTAGCTGTAATTCTGTCAAGAAGTGTTTTATCGGCattcatttatcattttaaaaacgCCGAAGGTTTCGCATGCCATTTATCCAGGTTCAACACACCATTGGtttcttgaaatgtcctgtacctagtcaggaatattatagctgttatcaaatagttcgtttctatgatTGTTGTCGTTtgtgttttgttgcacttcggtgttcctgttgttcatttgttttcctaTAATAAGTAATGGATTTCCCTTGATTTTTGGTTTggaactcggatttgtttttactcaaccgatttatgacttttgaacaccagtatactactgctgcctttaatTGACATGTTTCTGCAATAGTCAAAGACGCAACAactgtttaaattattttgatatccGCATTTTGTTTGTGTGTTATTTTCCACTTGTTTGATTTGATCAATGCTGTAAAAAAGAGGAAGAAGATAAGgtgttaggagcctctggcctttgttcgtcttgtttgatttttaattttagtttcttgtgtataattcggagtttagtatgacgtccattatcactgtactagtatacatattttttaggggccagctgaaggatacCTAAGGGTGCAGGaattttcgctacattgaagacccattggtggccttcggctgttgtctgctctatgtagctttgacacattccccatttccattcccaattttatgtGTTAAAATAGTATTAATATACAATGGAACACCCATGGAATtttataattagggtctaaataGGGTTTACAGTTGAACAATGGGACAAATCCACGTTAAAGTTGTAAAAAACATAAAGAATAGAGACAAACATagatcattcataaaaaaaaataacatcaatgGGGAGCTATTGCAATGTAActaaagaaaaaagaataataatacaaTGTTTATAATGGAGGAAAACTACTTCtgacattaaagaaaaaaaaaagaagaatccACATCTAGCACCTCGAGAACTTGTTAATTTAATAGTTATCCAgctattttaatttgtttagatATATTTATGTTTCATTGAACTTATTCACTTCGTTTTTATTTCCTTATTGAAATGTTTGTAGGCGTTTGACAATCATTTAACATCattaatatatatgtgtatatcaCGCCTATCATTTTAAGTGTATTCATCATCCATTGAGATGGTACAATATTTAGTTCAATTGAAATGATGAATGAGTCAACAACAAAATTTATTGAGCAAGtgtttaattataaatttaaaccTTGGATGGTACTATTTCTGTGAAAAATATCAAGTTTGATGATTTCCCACTAATTAGTTAAActtactgtaccaagtcaggaaaatatcTTATATCcggtgtgtgttgcattgtcgtttggtttttggTGCCCTTCAGTGTTATAGTTACATGTATTTCGTAGTTTTCCTctgatagttgatgtgtttccctcgggtttaatttgtaacctggatttgttttcactcaatcgaattatgactttcgaacagcgttTTACTTACATAGACCTTGACGCTATTTATCTAGTGTTTCTCTTCTATGGACAAAATATAGTCAAATCAGAACTTTGATAtcattagtttttttgtttgttgaatgTGTTTACTTTTGTTATTGATACTCTTGGTTCACAGGGCATATTATCATGTTCTTTGATAATGTAATTGTTTAGGACTTCTGTTTGTTATAACTCAGGTACATTGTAAGATacacagtattatttttttttataatatcataaCTTGTGATTCGCTTTATGTTTGTTATACATGGTAACTCGACAAAACTGCACGAGAACAATGTACGTGCTGAGTTTTAGCCATTGTCTTATATTCACATATGTTGATACTTTATTTTctgcaaaaatatttttattgttattaatatATATCCAGATGCTAATATTTTTTATTGCTGTTACATACAGTTGCAACTTTGTTTACCAAATTGCATGACTCTTTTGTTAATGAAGCATAGTTGTCTAAGATACTTGTAAACATTCCTGGATATCTGCCGTCCAGTGGAACATGTTTAACTATTGCTATAGTGGAATTTGGCTATGCAGATGGTTAAATAAGCAGGCACGTCCCGCTGTAATTAGTACGTTGAATTCGATACTCCATAAAGGAAGAATTCTATGAACTCTTTATGTTGAAGGAACCCTTACAATAACTCATAAGGGTTCCGGAGGTTGCTATATTATATTCGAATCTTTTCCCTTTCTTTAGTACCTCTTATTCGATTAAGTCAAAATATTCAGCGCCTCatgtgtttttatattattttcgaATGtcaattgtcatgattgtatattCCAATTTCTTTAAGCATGAGTCCTTGGTTATCATCACTGGCTTAAATAGAAGAATTACGCACTTGTTCCAAAGGTGTATTTAACAACCTCTTTCCACATTCCATCGTTTGTCTATCAACCGGTCGATTTGTCTTTCTATCTCCTGACTTTGAGCCTTTCTATTAATGTTCATCTATTTGACCCTTAGTCCGTCTTAATTTCTGACATATTGTTAGCAAGATGTCTGATCTTTTTGAACATGTGGTACCAAGCTTGTTATTTATAAGCGATGCTACAGGAATTTGACAAGTATAATGACCCAGAACTTATTAACTTTATGTTTACCGCATACATATAAGCATTGCCACGAACTATTCTGAATCTTAACCAAACAGAGTTTTTAGTCTTACTCATTACTgcaaaatctgtaaaaaaaaccaacataatttATACCAATTATTAAATATTTGGGTTGTCCTCCCTATGTTTTAAGTCAAGGCAAGCACCCTTACCACGTGAACACCAGGGCGctttttacacattttatttcgATTTctatcgaacagcggtatactactattgcagATATATATATTGCATATGTTAATTCTTGTGCATATTCTCCATTACTTTTTTCACATACAATCTTAAGGGGTAAAATTACTTGCTAGTCAATAACATTTTCAGAATAACTTACGTCCAATGTTTTTCGTAAGATGTTTGGAAATCGACAACATATATTATAAGTAATGAAATTAGTCTAGTCTTACCAACATCATCATTCTCAAGTACTGACTGAAGTATAATGAGTTTTacttatttctgaatatttactCCTTAAACGTTGCACTGTAACTGATTACATTGTGTATTTTCCATATGTGCAATTTGCGCACCCAATGTGCTTAACAGCATTATCATACTACGTGTACgtagaaaaaaaatggttttttttacatttttaatgtcaTTGAAATACCGAGGAGCAATTTGCCTTTTGTAGATTTGAAAAATTGTTTATCTTTTAGTCTACATTTTCTGAGATTCAGataataatgtttaaaatttcaaacggtcgtatattggtatgacgttggcgtggtcgtcgtcgtcgtcgttcgaAGGCATATTTTTCGcattataactttagtataagtaaatagaaatctataaaattgaaACACAAGGTGTATggccataaaaggaaggttgggattgatttaaagagttttggttccaacagtttaggaatcagGGGCCTCAAAAGGccccaaatatgcattttttcttggttttcgcacaataacgttagtataagtaaacagaaatcgatgaaattttaacataaggtttatgaccacaaaaggaaggttggaattgattttgggagttttaggaattagggtccaaaaaagtctaaaataagcatttttcttagtTTTTGCTCAATAagtttagtattagtaaatagaaatctaggGAATATTAACAACAGGTTTATgtctacaaaaggaaggttaggattgattttgggagttttggtcccaacagtgtaggaattagggtctaaaagggttcaaaattaaactttgtttgatttcatcaaaaaatgaactATTGGGGTTCtctgatatgccaaatctaaccgggtatttagattcttaatttttggtctacatcaaggtccaaagggtcctaggaattagggtccaaaagggttcaaaattgaacattatttgatttcaccaaaaattgaattcttaccatgtatttagattttggatattggaccataataggtaaatgtccaatttaaaacttttaagtttaagtttaagttcttagaccacattcattctgtgtcagaaacctatgttgtgtcaactatttaaatCCAACTTTGCCCATTCTGTTCAAGGTTCGACTTCTGCGGTTGTTTAGTTAATTAGTCCGTATAGTTCATTTAAACAGATCAGTAGATGTCTTCTCGATAAGCTTGCCTTCACAATTCTGTACCAAATCTTTCATTATCCAATCGCAACACTTGACAACCGTTAGGTTTTCTTTCGCAATTTGTTTTTAGATATACAGAATGACATATAAGATCGTGAAGGAAGTCGTTGATTCTAATGATTCTTACAATTATTTTGTGTGAGCATAActaaaattttggcaaaaaaaaaaaaaaattgacaaaaattaacgGATTTTGGAAGCCAAGGCAAGGTTAACAAAATGTCCTGTCTCTGAGTGCGTATAATATTTATTACATAAGCTACTGGTTTCACCGTTTTAACTCTCCGTATAAATATTCAGTTTGTCAATCGCCTTTATCCAGATTTACTTTAtgttaagaaaataaaacatgtacaatAAATGTGAATGATACAGTAATCTCTTACCCAAGTTACAAACTAGGTCATTCACCTGTATAACATGTATGTacagatatatttatattatactagtataaaatagaaaaacgAAATGTGGGACACAGCCCGAACAAAGCGCAGATAACTGCCGAAGTCCACTAATGTGTTTTCAACGAATCGATATAATCCTCTTTTGAAATAAAGAGGTTGTAATAAAGAGGCTGCTTATTTTTAATTACGCCATATACATGGTATAGATGCGCAATTTACCCAAAGCTTTCTATCACGACCACCTTCCAAGATAGAGAGTTCGTGATTAACGAGGAATCTATTCAATAAAAGTGTAAAAGGATAAAGTTGGAATCAACTCCTCTgaagtgtaaatagttatcaaaagtaccaggattagaatttagtacgccagacgcgcgtttcgtctacataagactcatcagtgacgctcatatcaaaatatttataaagccaaacaagtacaaagttgaagagcattgaggatccaaaattccaaaaagttgtgccaaatacatctaaggtaatctatgcctgggataagagaattcttagtttttcgaaaaattcaaagttttgtaaacaggaaatttataaaaatgaccacattaatgatattcatgtcaacaccaaagtgttgactactgggctagtgataccctcggggacgaaacgtctaccagcagtggcatcgacccagtggtgtaacaGACTCATCATCCATGATTTGATTGATAACACATTAGAACCTTAGATTAGaacatctgtgtcttttgttaaaagtaaattcctgtaaaataaaaagaaaaaagaaaaaaaaacttattttgaatTCGTTATTAACCATTACTTAGTTTTAAATGACGAAAATTCTAATCTtagcaaattagaaaaaaagagtTAGAATTAAATTCCCACCACTAcccttaaatattaaatattaaatatattgatttttaaaaaaatgttaaaatttcgtTTTGATTTTGCAATGGTCTGAAAATTCTAAGATTATCAAAAGTTTGAATTTAAGAATAGCTAAGCTGTTTTTTTTGGCGAAATTTTACAGAATTTTGAAaccccaatgc
It contains:
- the LOC143054564 gene encoding putative inhibitor of apoptosis — encoded protein: MALAGFLFAGYHDYTRCFFCGGGLRNWEAGDDPWVEHARWFPKCTFLKQNKGEKFINAVQKRQAEIDRETNATNENTQETTSRAQTSSSAVNTSTTRTTHNDIFQTVAARSVIEMGYTDQQVINAFQHVTTSGKDMNSISATDVMYILLDDEAHPQQQGATSDVTQHEKNTNTAGDHKSDSTSTQSNGLDNTVIEQNLLFDDTENLIEENRQLRDQRLCKVCLDLEASIAFLPCGHIVCCIDCAPAMRKCPVCRTYVKGTVKTYLA